In Candidatus Nezhaarchaeota archaeon, the following are encoded in one genomic region:
- a CDS encoding 4Fe-4S dicluster domain-containing protein, whose product PEKCTGCRLCEVVCSLYHEKSINPYRSRVRIVKWEGAGIYVPMVCQHCESPPCEAVCPMNAISRDQSTGAMLINYDRCIGCRMCMVACPLGGVSLDIRTRRVIKCDLCNGTPQCTKFCLTRALEFLEPTTANLLKKRTAVERYSEIIKKLSI is encoded by the coding sequence ACCCTGAGAAGTGCACAGGCTGTAGGCTTTGCGAAGTAGTGTGCTCACTATACCATGAAAAGTCCATCAACCCGTACAGGTCGAGGGTTAGAATAGTTAAGTGGGAGGGGGCTGGCATCTACGTGCCGATGGTGTGCCAGCACTGTGAGAGCCCTCCGTGCGAAGCTGTGTGCCCCATGAACGCCATCTCCAGAGACCAGTCGACGGGGGCCATGTTGATAAACTACGATAGGTGCATAGGCTGTAGGATGTGTATGGTGGCCTGCCCGCTAGGAGGAGTGAGCCTCGACATTAGGACGAGGAGGGTCATTAAGTGCGACCTGTGCAACGGAACCCCGCAGTGCACAAAATTCTGCTTGACCCGCGCCCTAGAGTTCCTAGAGCCTACGACGGCCAACCTACTGAAGAAGAGGACGGCAGTTGAGCGCTACTCAGAGATAATTAAGAAGCTCTCAATCTAG